The sequence below is a genomic window from Deltaproteobacteria bacterium.
TGCAATGAGCTGATCCAGCATCGCGTTCACCGCCGCTTCGTGGTGTGGTCCCGGCTTCAAGGTGGTGAAGTCCTCGAAGTCGGTGAAGAGCGAGAGCGCGACCTGGGCGCGCACGTCGGCGACCTGGAGCTCGCCCATGACCAGCCGCAGTTGCTCCACGGCCCGCGTGCCGCCGACGCTGCCGTAGCCCACGAACCCGGCCGCCTTGTTGTTCCACTCGCGATAGAGGTAGTCGATCGCGTTCTTGAGCGCACCGGAGGTCCCGTGGTTGTACTCCGGCGTCACGAACACGTAGCCGTCGAAGGATCCGATCTTCGCAGCCCAGGCTTTGGTGTGCGGCCGGCTGTACTGGCCCATGGACGGGGGTACCGGCTCGTCGAGAAGCGGCAGGTCGAAGTCCTTGATGTCGACGAGCTCGAACTCGGCCTCGCGGCGCTTCTTCGCGATCTCGTGCACCCAGCGGGCGACCGCTTCGGCCTTGCGGCCGGGGCGCGTGCTTCCGATGATGATGGCTAGCTTGACCATGGTCCGTTCTCCTGCGTGGGGAAGGCTGCTTCGTTCACACCCGCGAAGCAGGCCTGACGAAGGATGACCTGGTTCCGGTCGAGCGCCATCACCGTCGCTCCCCATCAAGTTGAATGAGACGTCACTTCATCTTGATACGAGGGGGCAGTGCCGCGAAACCCTGGCGGGCGCAATCCCTCGGAGGTGCTCGCCTACGTTGGCGGCCCGGAAGCTGCTCCAGGGCGCTCTGCAACCGTTGGTCTGCCACGGCACCGGGGGCCCACCACCTGGAGGCTGGGCGAACCCGCGGCGGCGCGGAGCCTACCGCTCGAGGAGCTTCACATGCTGTCCCTGGCCCTGCTGACGAGCTTCGTGCTGGTGCTCGCCGCTGGCCTCGCAGCGGAAGCTCACGATCCTCGTTCGCGGGCATCGTCACGCTCGAGGACCTGCTCGAGGAGTTCGTGGGCGAGATTCAGGACGAGCAGGACGCGGACGAGGTTCGTCCGGTCGTTCGAGCTGCGGACGGGAGCTTCGAAGCAGACGGGCGGCTCACGCGCGACGTCGCCGCCCGCGAGCTGGAGCTCGAGCTACCCGAGGTGCCGCCGGGCGTGGAGACCCTGGGCGCGACGCTCCATCTAATTGACGGGTAGGCCCGTCACTTTGATGGAGTCCGCCACCCGCGCAGCCGTGCTCGGCACCTCAACTGTCGGACTTCACGGCGTTCGTATTCTACGGCCCGAACGATGCACTCCAAGGCCGGGTAAGCGCCGCCACGTCGCGCCGCCGCGCCATCCGCTCCGCCTCGACAGGGGCGACCGGCCTCTTCACCGAGCAAAAGGGAGCACGCCAATGACCGCCAAGGAGATCCTCTTCAGCAGCCAGGCCCGCCAGCAGATCGCGAAGGGCGTCAACGCCCTCGCCAACGCGGTGAAGGTGACGCTCGGGCCGCGCGGCCGCAACGTGGTCCTCGATAAATCCTGGGGTGCGCCGACCATCACCAAGGACGGCGTCACCGTGGCCAAGGAGATCGAGTTGGAGGACCACTTCGCCAACCTGGGGGCGCAGCTGGTGAAGGAGGTGGCCTCCAAGACCTCCGACGTGGCCGGCGACGGGACGACCACCGCCACGGTCCTCGCGCAGGCGATCTACGTCGAGGGGGTCAAGCTGGTCACCGCCGGCGCGAACCCGATGGACCTCAAGCGTGGCATCGACGCCGCTGTCGAAACGGTGGTCGCCGAGCTGAAGCGGCAATCCAAGCCGACCCGGGGAAGGGACGAGATCGCCCAGGTCGGCAGCATCAGCGCCAACGGAGACGAGACGATCGGCAAGCTGATCGCCGAGGCCATGGACAAGGTCGGCAAGGAGGGAGTGATCACCCTCGAGGAGGCGCAGTCGATGGAGACCACCCTCGAGGTCGTCGAAGGAATGCAGTTCGATCGCGGCTATCTCTCGCCGTACTTCGTCACCGACGCCGAACGGATGGAGGTGATTCTCGTCGACCCCTACCTCCTGATCCACGAGAAGAAGCTCTCGCAGATGCAGGAGCTCCTGCCGCTGCTCGAGCTGGTGGCCAAGACCGGTAAGCCGCTCCTGGTGATCGCCGAGGACGTGGATGGCGAAGCGCTGGCCACGCTGGTGGTCAACAAGCTGCGCGGCACGCTCAACGTCTGCGCGGTGAAGGCGCCCGGCTTCGGAGATCGCCGCAAGGAGCTGCTGCAAGACCTCGCGGTGCTGTCCGGAGGAAGGGCCGTCACCGAGGATCTCGGTCTCAAGCTGGAGACCCTGACCCTGAAGGATCTCGGCCGGGCCAAGAGGGTCACCGTCGACAAGGACCACACCACGCTCATCGAAGGCCGAGGCGACAAGGGTGAGCTCCAGGCGCGCGCGAAGATGCTTCGGTTGCAGCTCGAGGAGTGCACCTCGGACTATGACCGGGACAAGCTGAAGGAGCGGCTGGCAAAGCTCGCGGGCGGCGTCGCGGTGATCAACGTGGGGGCGGCCACCGAGACGGAGCTGAAGGAGAAGAAGGCCCGCGTGGAGGATGCCCTCCATGCGACACGCGCCGCCGTCGAGGAAGGCATTGTCCCGGGGGGGGGCGTGGCGCTGCTTCGCGCGCTCCCGGCCCTGGAGAAGCTCACGCTCACCGGAGATCAGCAAAGCGGCGTGAACATCGTTCGTCGGGCGCTCGAGGAGCCGCTACGCCAGCTCGCCGAGAACGGCGGAACGGAGGGGGCCGTGGTGGTGAGCGCGGTGCGCGAAGGCAAGGGCGCGTACGGCTACAACGTCGCGTCCGGCGTGTACGAGGATCTGGTCCTCGCCGGAGTGATCGATCCGACCAAGGTCGTGCGCGTGGCCCTGCAGAATGCGGCGTCGGTGGCGTCGCTCATGTTGACCACCGAGGCGCTGATCGCCGAGGGGTCTCGGGAAGCGAGCGAAGCCGAGCGGAACGGGATGCCGGGTGGCAGCGGCGGGATGAGCAGCTGAGAGGAGCGGACCGATGTCGGAGGAGCGGGATGGACGCAGGGCCCTCGGTGACTGGGAGGGCGAAGGAGGTGGCGTGGGCGCGGCCCCTCGCGAGTCGCGTGGGCGCGGAGATGCGCGTTGCCGGCCGACGCTCCCTCAGGGCTACGACGCGCAGCCGGCCTTTGGCTTCTCCGATGCGACGGGACGCTACTCGTACGAGTTCAACCGCGTCTACGGTCCCATGGACAGCTCCGGCGGACGCGGACCGATCGCTCGTCTGGATGAGGACCGGAGCTACTGGGCGGTGGGCTGGTCGACGTTCGAGGGGACCGAGGAGGAGCGGCCGATGGGCCGCTGGCTGACCTATGCCCAGGCGCGCAAGCTGCCGGGCCCCCGCCTCACGTTCGAACGGTTCTCGTCCGTGTGGACGATGTGCGACCGGCTCCCGGCGCTCATGAAGGTGGAGGATCAGGCCGGCTCCGATGCCGGAGGAGCGAGGTCATGGACCGTAAGAAGCTAGCGTCGTCGGCCTGGGTGGTGTTCGCCGTCGTCGGGGCGGCTCTGCTGATCCAGAGCCTGGTCGCGGGCCAGTGGGGCACCCCGAGCATCCCCTACAGCGAGTTCAAGGCGGCGGTCCTGGCGGGCAAGGTGGAAGAGGTCTCGATCTCTCGCGGTCAGATTCAGGGGCGCCGAAGGTCTGGTGGCGGTCAGAGCCCGAAGAGCGGCGCGTTCGAGACGCTTCGGGTCGACGACGAAGATCTGCTCCGGGACCTCAAGAAGGGGAACGTGAAGGTGACCGGTCTTCCGGAGAGCACCTTCCTGACGAACGCGCTCTTCTGGCTCCTCCCGATCCTGATCCTCTTCGGGGTGTGGCGCCTGCTCGCCCGACGCATGGGGCAAGGTCAGGGCGGCTTCATGACCGTGGGTCAGAGCAAAGCCAAGATCTACCTGGAAAAGGACGTCAAGGTGACCTTCGCAGACGTGGCGGGGGTGGATGAGGCCAAGGACGAGCTCGTCGAGGTCATCGAGTTTCTGAAGACGCCCGACAAGTTCCGGCGTCTCGGGGGCAAGATCCCCAAAGGCATTCTCCTCGTCGGTCCCCCCGGGACGGGCAAGACGCTCTTGGCCAAGGCCGTGGCCGGCGAGGCGAGCGTCCCCTTCTTCTCCATCAGCGGCTCGGAGTTCGTCGAGCTCTTCGTCGGGGTCGGAGCGTCCCGCGTGCGGGACCTCTTCCTGCAGGCCAAGGGAAAGGCGCCCTGCATCATCTTCATCGACGAGCTCGACGCGCTGGGCAAGGCCCGGGGCGTCGGGCCGATGGTCCACGAGGAGAGAGAGCAGACGCTCAACCAGCTCCTGGTCGAGATGGACGGCTTCGATTCCCGCGGCGGCGTGATTCTGATCGGCGCGACCAACCGCCCCGAGATCCTGGATCCCGCCCTGCTACGCGCGGGACGGTTCGATCGGCACGTCCTCGTGGATCGGCCGTACAAGACGGGCCGGCTCGAGATCCTCAAGGTCCACGCGCGCGGGGTGACGCTGGGCCCAGATGCCGACCTGGAGGTCATCGCCTCCATGACGGCGGGGTTCGTGGGGGCCGATCTGGCCAACATCATCAACGAGGCGGCCCTGCTCGCCGTCCGGCGCGACAAGGAGAGCGTGGGTCTGGCGGACCTGCAGGAGGCGGTGGAGCGCATCGTCGCCGGGCTGGAGAAGAGGAACCGGGTCCTGAACCCCAGCGAGAAGGAACGGGTGGCCCACCACGAGGTCGGGCACGCGCTGGTCGCCATCTCCATCCCCGGGGTCGACGTGGTGCAGAAGATCTCGATCATCCCGCGGGGGATCGCGGCCCTGGGCTACACGCTCCAGCTCCCGACCGAGGACCGGTACCTGATGACCCAGAGCGAGCTGGAGAACAAGATCGCGGTTCTCCTCGGCGGTCGGGTCGCGGAGGAGCTCATCTATCGAGAGGCCTCGACGGGCGCGCGGGACGATCTGCTCAAGGCCACCGCCATCGCCAGGAGCATGGTCAAGGCCTACGGCATGAGCGAGAAGCTGGGCCAGCTCAGCCTGGAAACCGAGCGGCGAGCCCTATCGCTGGCGGGCAGCGGGTTCGAGGCTGTCAGCGACTACGGGCCGGAAACCGCGCGCGAGATCGATTCCGAGGTGCGTCGGATGCTCGAGGAGCAGCACACCCGCGTGACGGCCCTGCTCGGCGCTCGGACGGAGCTCCTGCGTCGCGCGGCGAAGGTGCTGCTCGAGAAGGAAACCCTCACGGGGGGCGAGCTACAGGCCATTGTCGCGGAGGAGCTCATGCGGCTCCCCAACGCCTCCAGCGAGCCCGCCGTCGTGGGTGAGCCCCGACCGCTACAGGAGGTGCACCTGAGGCTCGGCCCCGAGGTGGACGAGCGGTCGGCGCACCGTCCCTCGTTCTGATGGCGTCGATCGCGCGGAGGTCGTTCAACAGTACGTAAGGAGGTGAAGCGATCGACGGCCCGCAACGTGCATCTCGAGGACCCGGAGGCATGGGCCGATGATCACGCTCCGCAGGGCCGAGGACCGCCGGCACGATCGCCGCCGCACGCAAGAGGCCTGGCAGACCTTCTTCCCCGGGGACCGAGCCGACCCGCTCGCCGAGGGCTTTGGACGTCTCGCACTCTTCGACGAGCACCATCTCCCACCGGGAGCGGGCGTCCCGCGCTATCCCCGCCACGACGCGGAGATCGTCACCTTCGTGCGTGAGGGCGCCCTGGCGTATGAGGATTCGACGGGCTGCTCGGGCGTGGTCCACGCGGGCGAGTTCCAGCGCATCACCGCGGGACGCGGCCTTCGCCACAGCGAGCGGAACGCGTCGCGGACCGATTGGGCGCACGTCTTTCAGAGCTGGTTAAGGCCGTCGGAGGCGGGGCTCGAGCCTGGTCACGAGCAGAAACGCTTCAGCACGGCGGAGCGCCGGGGGGGACTGTGCGTCGTCGCCTCCCCCGACGCACGAAGGGGGGCGCTGCGCCTCCATGCCGACGCCCTGGTGTACGCGGCCGTGCTCGACCCCGGACAGCACGTGGCGCACGAGCTCTCGCCGGGGCGACGCGCCTGGCTCCACCTCGTGCAGGGGGAGGTGATGTTCAACGACCTCGTGCTGACCACGGGGGATGGTGTCGGCGTGGCGGCCGAGCGGGTCGTCTCGTTCAGGGCGCGGGAGGAGACCGAGATCCTGCTGCTCGACCTCGGAGAAGATCATGCCGCGCCTTCCCTCAGTTGAACCGGAGGCGGGCCCTGGCGTGCGCGTCCCGCGAGCCGCTCTGCGCGAGGGTGGCTGCGAGGTGCGCATCTACAACCGCCTCCGGGCACTGCTCATCGGACGCTTTGGCCGCAACCACCGGAAGGGCCTGCTGGCCGACGACGAAGTGGCCTTCCTCGGCGGAATCAACATCGGCGACGAGCCCAGTCGCTCGGTAGACAGCGCGGTGCGCATCTTTCTCTGTGGCATCGGCGGGGGCTGGCGCCTGCGTCGGCGATACCTGAAGGCCTTCGACAAGGCCCGCGAGCGCATTCACATCGCGCACGGCTACTTCCTGCCCGACCCCGGCGTGCTCCGCGCCATCACCGCCGCCGCGGCCCGAGGCGTACAGGTGCGGCTGCTGCTCGCCGGCCGGAGCGACGTTCCGTTCGCACGCGCGGCCTCGAGAAGCCTCTATCGCCGGTTGCTCGCCGCGGGCGTGGCCATTCACGAGTGGAACGAATCGGTCTTGCACGCCAAGGTGGCCACGGTCGATGGGCGCCATCTGCTCGTGGGTAGCTTCAACCTGGATCCGTACTCGCTGGCCAATCTGGAGACGCTGGCCGAGGTCTCCGACGCGCAGCTCGTGGAGCAGGGAGAGGCGTGGATCCAGGACCGCTTCGCGCGTTCGCGCGTCATGACCGCCGTGGAGGCGAGTACGCGACTCCAGCGCTGGCTCTTCGATCCGCTCGGCCGCCTCGTGGCACGGCTGGTGGACGCGATCAGTCGCGTGATCGCCAGTCGACGACGGCGCCGCGCGTCGCTGGACGAATCGTTTGTGTCAGATCCGCGACGCGGAGGGGAACGCGACGCGGAAGAAAGGAATCGACGATAAGACTCAAGGAAGCCATCGAGGGCCGGTTTGCGCTGCTCGCCGCGAAGACGAGCGTCGTCACCGGGAGTCTCTGGGCCTTCGCGGGGGCGTTGCTGGTCATCCTCGTCATCCAGCACGCACAGGACAAGGAGATGCGGGCCGTGCAGTTGAAGCTGGACGAGATCATCGCCCCCGCGCCCGCGAGATTTCTCTGCACAAAGCCCGCGGCGGATGCACTTCCTCCGATGGCGGCTCCCCCGGGCGTGCGCGCCGGAGGGGGGGCGAAACGTGCAAAAGAGAAAGGAACCCATGAACCTGGATGGCAAAGCGACACGGTGCATCACGCTGCTTCTCGCTCTTGGGTTCGGCGCCGTGGCCGGGTGCGGCGACGAGTCGCCCTCGGTGCATCGCGCGGACGGGGGGCAAGGCCACGACGGCGAGGGGGGGGGCCCCGACTCCTCCGAGTGCCGGGGGGAGGGCTGCACGGCCGCGGCCCGTGACGCCGGAGGTGCCTCAGAGGGGGGTGGCGTGGTGCTCCACGACGCGCGTCGGAGCTCCGACGGTCCGCGCGTGCCGCGGGATGGCGGCCGCACGCCGGACGGCCCCGGTGCGGTCCGGGACGGAGGCCGCACGCCGGATGGCCCGCGGCGCGACAGCGGCGCGAAGAGCGACGGCAACGTGCAGCCCCCCGGACCCGTCGCCGCGTTTCCGGGAGCCGAAGGTTTTGGTGCGAAGACCATTGGCGGCCGCGGGGGCAAGGTCTTTCAGGTGACAAACCTGAACGACTCCGGGGCCGGCAGCCTGAGGGAATGCGTGGCAGCCACGGGGGCGCGCGTCTGCGTCTTCAAGGTGGGGGGCACCATCGTCCTCAACTCGGCGCTCACCGTCGCCAACCCGAACCTCACGATCGCCGGCCAGACGGCGCCGGGCGGAGGAATCACGCTGACGCACCCGGCGGGCAACACCAGCACGCTGATCAACGTGGCCACCTCGGAGGTGATCATCCGTTACCTCTCCTCGAGGCCCGGTGCGGGAGGCGAGAACCATGCGCTGACGATCGGCAAGAACGGGGGAGATGTCCGCAACGTGGTCATCGACCATTGTTCCTTGAGCTGGGGCGTGGACGAGGTGCTGGAGACCTGGTATCGCGTCCACGAGACGACCATCCAGTGGACGCTCGTCTCCGAGGCCCTGGACTGCAGCACGCACTCCAAGGGCTGCCACAGCAAGGGCGTGATGCTGGGCTCCTACGCTTCGAGCGAGCAGAAGAACGCGCCCGGCGCTTACAATATAAGCTTCCACCATAACCTCATAGCCCACAGCGGAGAACGCGGCCCGCTGGTGAAGACCTGCGGCGTGACGGACGTGGTCAATAACGTGATATACAATCCGTTCTGGACCTTCAGCCACGTAGATCTGGAGAAGCAGCTCCCCGGCGTCCTGATGCAGGTGAACTACCTCGGTAATTACTTCAAATACGGCACCAGCTCGAGCTCCGGAAAATACGAAATCAAGGTAATCAATGATGCAAAGACCGGCAAAGGGGCCCAGGTCTTCGTGCAGGGCAACCTCGGGCCTCACCGCAGCACCGAGACCGCTCCCGAGCTGAACGTGATGGAACCTGGCTCGCAGAGCTACCTCGTGCCGAATCGGTTCCCTTCGCCGGCGATTACGACCTCCGCGGCGGCGCAGGCCTACCAGGTGGTGCTCGCCGGGGTGGGTAACACCCAGGGGGTAGACGCGCAGGGCGGCTACTTCTGGCGGCGCGATGCCATCGATCAGCGCATCGTGGCTGATGTGAAGAACGGAACGGGAAAGATCATCGACGATCCTTCCCAGGTCGGCGGCTGGCTGGCCATCGCCTCGGGGACGCCCTACGGCGACAGCGACGGGGACGGCATGTCCGACGCGTGGGAACGCAACCTGGGGCTGAACCCCAACCAGGCGGCCGACGGCGCCCTAGACCGGGATGGGGACGGATATACGAACCTCGAGGAGTTCCTCAACGGCACCAACCCGACCGGGCCTTAAGGAGGCTGGCCAGCCTCCTAAGCGACCGCGCATTCCAGCGGGCGCCCGAGGTATTCTCGGTCGTACCCACAACGGCCCACGGCTCGATGCCCTGCCTCGACGAAAACCAGGTCCTGCAATACGTGGGGGGCTTCCTCTCCGCCGCCGAGGAACAGGTCATCGACGGGCATCTGGCCACGTGCGACGAGTGCCGCGCGCTC
It includes:
- a CDS encoding pirin family protein, whose amino-acid sequence is MITLRRAEDRRHDRRRTQEAWQTFFPGDRADPLAEGFGRLALFDEHHLPPGAGVPRYPRHDAEIVTFVREGALAYEDSTGCSGVVHAGEFQRITAGRGLRHSERNASRTDWAHVFQSWLRPSEAGLEPGHEQKRFSTAERRGGLCVVASPDARRGALRLHADALVYAAVLDPGQHVAHELSPGRRAWLHLVQGEVMFNDLVLTTGDGVGVAAERVVSFRAREETEILLLDLGEDHAAPSLS
- the ftsH gene encoding ATP-dependent zinc metalloprotease FtsH — protein: MDRKKLASSAWVVFAVVGAALLIQSLVAGQWGTPSIPYSEFKAAVLAGKVEEVSISRGQIQGRRRSGGGQSPKSGAFETLRVDDEDLLRDLKKGNVKVTGLPESTFLTNALFWLLPILILFGVWRLLARRMGQGQGGFMTVGQSKAKIYLEKDVKVTFADVAGVDEAKDELVEVIEFLKTPDKFRRLGGKIPKGILLVGPPGTGKTLLAKAVAGEASVPFFSISGSEFVELFVGVGASRVRDLFLQAKGKAPCIIFIDELDALGKARGVGPMVHEEREQTLNQLLVEMDGFDSRGGVILIGATNRPEILDPALLRAGRFDRHVLVDRPYKTGRLEILKVHARGVTLGPDADLEVIASMTAGFVGADLANIINEAALLAVRRDKESVGLADLQEAVERIVAGLEKRNRVLNPSEKERVAHHEVGHALVAISIPGVDVVQKISIIPRGIAALGYTLQLPTEDRYLMTQSELENKIAVLLGGRVAEELIYREASTGARDDLLKATAIARSMVKAYGMSEKLGQLSLETERRALSLAGSGFEAVSDYGPETAREIDSEVRRMLEEQHTRVTALLGARTELLRRAAKVLLEKETLTGGELQAIVAEELMRLPNASSEPAVVGEPRPLQEVHLRLGPEVDERSAHRPSF
- the groL gene encoding chaperonin GroEL (60 kDa chaperone family; promotes refolding of misfolded polypeptides especially under stressful conditions; forms two stacked rings of heptamers to form a barrel-shaped 14mer; ends can be capped by GroES; misfolded proteins enter the barrel where they are refolded when GroES binds), with protein sequence MTAKEILFSSQARQQIAKGVNALANAVKVTLGPRGRNVVLDKSWGAPTITKDGVTVAKEIELEDHFANLGAQLVKEVASKTSDVAGDGTTTATVLAQAIYVEGVKLVTAGANPMDLKRGIDAAVETVVAELKRQSKPTRGRDEIAQVGSISANGDETIGKLIAEAMDKVGKEGVITLEEAQSMETTLEVVEGMQFDRGYLSPYFVTDAERMEVILVDPYLLIHEKKLSQMQELLPLLELVAKTGKPLLVIAEDVDGEALATLVVNKLRGTLNVCAVKAPGFGDRRKELLQDLAVLSGGRAVTEDLGLKLETLTLKDLGRAKRVTVDKDHTTLIEGRGDKGELQARAKMLRLQLEECTSDYDRDKLKERLAKLAGGVAVINVGAATETELKEKKARVEDALHATRAAVEEGIVPGGGVALLRALPALEKLTLTGDQQSGVNIVRRALEEPLRQLAENGGTEGAVVVSAVREGKGAYGYNVASGVYEDLVLAGVIDPTKVVRVALQNAASVASLMLTTEALIAEGSREASEAERNGMPGGSGGMSS
- a CDS encoding NAD(P)H-dependent oxidoreductase, which gives rise to MVKLAIIIGSTRPGRKAEAVARWVHEIAKKRREAEFELVDIKDFDLPLLDEPVPPSMGQYSRPHTKAWAAKIGSFDGYVFVTPEYNHGTSGALKNAIDYLYREWNNKAAGFVGYGSVGGTRAVEQLRLVMGELQVADVRAQVALSLFTDFEDFTTLKPGPHHEAAVNAMLDQLIAWSGALRPLRER